The following coding sequences are from one Candidatus Nitrohelix vancouverensis window:
- a CDS encoding DUF560 domain-containing protein gives MNAIKMKRWMSVMATGLLALAVAAPQAVSAAPSMDAAGGGKSWSFKISGSAIRDDNLLGAPDRGNIPTALQGKEFDDTGFKWTSNLAYNYNYTNKLSFKFDYDVSQTLYEENSDRDITTQMFGINSTYKINALVNIQLMYKYIYNIVDGDDFSGIHYIRPSFNYMHKKWGLTSIHALYSDANNWSTSLRNTETTGAGIAQYYFFDNFKRRVDLGVKWAQDEAKSSVFDRDVYTVKAGLKTPLYYGVNLTAGAQYARKEYQARKLEAGGNRDREDDEQKYTATLDKTLVTKWGYLQNLVLEGKYQHTYNRSNEFASFYRNNHFELGLKAAF, from the coding sequence ATGAATGCAATCAAAATGAAACGTTGGATGAGTGTGATGGCGACGGGCCTGCTGGCTCTGGCAGTTGCAGCGCCTCAGGCGGTTTCGGCCGCTCCGAGTATGGATGCGGCGGGCGGAGGAAAGAGCTGGAGTTTTAAAATCAGCGGATCGGCGATTCGCGACGACAACTTGCTGGGCGCTCCTGACCGGGGCAATATTCCTACGGCCTTGCAGGGCAAGGAATTCGACGACACCGGTTTCAAGTGGACCTCGAATCTGGCATACAATTATAACTACACGAACAAGTTGTCTTTCAAGTTTGACTACGACGTCTCTCAAACGCTTTATGAAGAGAACAGCGACCGCGACATCACCACTCAAATGTTCGGCATCAACTCGACCTACAAGATCAATGCCTTGGTGAACATTCAGTTGATGTACAAATACATCTACAATATTGTAGATGGCGACGATTTCAGTGGCATTCATTATATCCGCCCCTCATTCAACTACATGCACAAAAAATGGGGCCTCACTTCTATTCACGCTCTGTACTCCGATGCGAACAACTGGAGCACCAGCCTGCGTAATACGGAAACGACAGGCGCGGGTATCGCTCAGTATTATTTCTTCGACAATTTCAAACGTCGAGTCGACCTTGGTGTAAAGTGGGCCCAAGACGAGGCGAAAAGCAGCGTTTTTGATCGAGACGTATACACCGTCAAAGCGGGTCTTAAAACTCCTCTCTATTATGGCGTCAATTTGACCGCCGGCGCGCAATACGCTCGAAAAGAGTATCAGGCGCGTAAGCTCGAAGCGGGCGGCAATAGGGACCGAGAAGATGACGAGCAGAAGTACACTGCGACGCTTGATAAAACCCTGGTCACGAAATGGGGTTACTTGCAGAACCTGGTTCTGGAAGGCAAGTATCAGCACACGTACAACCGATCGAATGAGTTCGCAAGTTTTTACCGGAACAACCATTTCGAACTCGGCCTGAAAGCGGCATTCTAA
- a CDS encoding adenylate/guanylate cyclase domain-containing protein yields the protein MLSVFVVLLAAWQPAILEVAENHLTDIRFVNRGEIDPGPEVAVVAIDEKSVDALGQWPWPRSVLALLTEKLTQMGVITIGYDVVFAESGSGSRSEALVLLEDSASSIGLPSETVQEILNEIMSQQTSDEHFADLIEKSENVVLGYFFHDDVDVVSHLSKEQIDDNLRAIESTRYISPQIKPNAHLDFLLDFNAVENSLPMFIEKSMGGGFLNIQPDRDGVLRRFPLIVKAKEHYYAPLFLQALAHFLEEPPPNFRAGEFGVESVFINDLKVPTDLHAKFLINFYGDKGQFPYYSVIDILQDKVDPDLLDSRLVLVGATGKGLTDLRPTPFQNLFPGVEIHATIVDNILHSNYLHEPKWYHTLNYALIIFFGVLLSAILPKANWALGFVFSTSLFVGFFFFAQHMFNQGVLINLTYPSLQILLVFISITSYNYFFQSKQSRFIQGAFGQYLSPEVINRLLKDPKLLKLGGIERRMTAYFSDIAGFSSFSEQFTPNDLVEFLNEYLTAMSDVVMQYDGTIDKYEGDAIIAFYGAPIEYPDHALKACLASLAMNEKISVMRDEWRKQGKPDLHVRMGINTGSMVVGNMGSKMRMDYTIMGDSVNLASRLEGVNKVYGTAIMISQYTYGDVKDDLEIRELDMIRVVGKNEPITIYEVLAKKGELDPESMQAMRCFEDGLRLYRGQEFEAAKNRFNDTLNRRPGDGPSKTFIARCDEYLKDPPPESWDGVYQMTSK from the coding sequence TTGCTGTCTGTCTTCGTGGTTCTTCTTGCGGCATGGCAGCCTGCGATTCTGGAAGTTGCGGAAAATCACCTGACTGATATTCGCTTTGTAAACCGGGGAGAAATCGATCCAGGTCCGGAAGTGGCGGTCGTTGCGATTGATGAGAAGAGCGTCGACGCTCTCGGGCAATGGCCCTGGCCGCGCTCTGTGCTGGCCTTGCTCACCGAGAAGTTGACCCAGATGGGAGTGATCACCATCGGATACGACGTGGTGTTCGCAGAATCGGGTTCGGGCAGTCGTTCCGAAGCTCTGGTTTTGCTGGAAGATTCTGCAAGTAGCATTGGTCTGCCATCGGAAACGGTGCAGGAGATTCTGAATGAGATCATGTCTCAACAGACTTCGGATGAACATTTTGCCGACCTGATTGAAAAGTCTGAAAACGTAGTCCTGGGATATTTTTTTCATGACGACGTGGACGTGGTGAGTCATTTGTCGAAGGAGCAAATCGACGATAATCTTCGCGCGATTGAGTCGACGCGTTATATCAGCCCACAGATCAAGCCGAACGCGCACCTTGATTTTCTATTGGATTTTAACGCCGTTGAAAACAGCTTGCCGATGTTCATTGAAAAATCCATGGGCGGCGGGTTTTTGAATATTCAACCGGATCGTGATGGCGTGCTCAGGCGTTTTCCCTTGATTGTTAAAGCGAAGGAGCATTACTACGCTCCGCTTTTCCTGCAAGCGCTGGCGCATTTTCTTGAGGAGCCGCCGCCGAATTTTCGCGCGGGTGAGTTTGGAGTGGAATCGGTTTTCATCAACGATTTGAAAGTGCCGACGGATCTGCACGCCAAATTCCTGATCAATTTTTACGGCGACAAGGGTCAGTTCCCTTACTACTCGGTCATTGATATTTTACAGGACAAGGTGGACCCGGATTTGCTGGACAGTCGTTTGGTTCTGGTCGGCGCGACGGGAAAGGGCCTTACGGATTTACGACCGACGCCTTTTCAAAACCTGTTCCCCGGCGTCGAAATTCACGCCACCATCGTTGATAATATCTTGCATAGCAACTACCTGCACGAACCGAAGTGGTACCACACCCTGAACTATGCCTTGATCATCTTTTTTGGAGTTTTGCTTTCAGCGATTCTTCCCAAGGCGAACTGGGCCTTGGGATTTGTATTTTCCACCAGCCTGTTTGTGGGGTTTTTCTTTTTTGCCCAACACATGTTCAATCAGGGCGTGTTGATCAATTTGACCTACCCCTCATTGCAGATCCTTTTGGTGTTCATTTCGATCACCAGCTACAATTACTTTTTTCAATCAAAACAAAGCCGGTTCATTCAGGGCGCATTTGGTCAGTATCTGTCGCCCGAGGTCATCAATCGTTTATTGAAAGACCCCAAGCTCCTCAAGCTGGGAGGCATTGAGCGACGCATGACGGCCTATTTTTCAGACATCGCGGGTTTCTCTTCCTTCTCCGAACAGTTCACGCCCAATGACCTTGTGGAATTTCTCAACGAATATTTAACGGCGATGTCTGACGTTGTTATGCAATACGACGGCACCATCGACAAGTATGAAGGCGACGCCATCATCGCGTTTTACGGCGCTCCCATCGAGTACCCGGATCACGCCCTCAAAGCCTGCCTTGCATCGCTGGCAATGAATGAAAAAATCAGCGTCATGCGCGACGAGTGGCGCAAGCAGGGCAAGCCGGATTTACACGTTCGCATGGGCATCAACACGGGCTCAATGGTCGTCGGCAACATGGGTTCGAAAATGAGAATGGATTACACGATCATGGGCGATTCCGTGAATCTGGCGTCGCGTCTGGAGGGCGTAAACAAAGTTTACGGCACCGCGATCATGATCAGCCAATACACCTATGGAGATGTCAAAGACGATCTTGAAATCAGGGAACTCGATATGATCCGCGTCGTTGGCAAGAACGAACCCATCACCATCTATGAAGTTCTTGCAAAAAAAGGGGAACTGGACCCTGAAAGCATGCAGGCCATGAGATGTTTTGAAGATGGACTGCGTTTGTACAGGGGGCAGGAGTTTGAAGCGGCGAAGAACCGATTCAACGACACCCTGAACAGACGACCGGGAGACGGACCGTCCAAAACCTTCATCGCTCGTTGCGACGAGTATTTGAAAGACCCGCCGCCGGAATCCTGGGACGGGGTTTATCAGATGACCTCCAAATAG
- a CDS encoding O-antigen ligase family protein produces the protein MQTFFLFLLLGWIALGSNYNPELPLKHFEIATITAMASLFFLLVNLWSAFRRREAINLPLNGPAFWILLFFLWGAAGYFYTSRLEATFFMTVRYLGAAAFLLGMILHLKRSCQIVQALWAMSAFAAVMAGIGILQYMEFPYVIGAGPFAPLSTGLFINPNFFAGYLLIHIPFCLYLIKRTKNHFFRLGPILFLLALLAGLGLTDSRGGQLTAAFILLLCSRYFSVRIQTWYDALSLKRISAILLLGAALIAVLNFTRLGQFGEFVENLSQPLPPFTSVQTLESIPEESDLLKMGPFSQEQGFWTALGLRLVLWKVAFAIVDDFPVSGSGPWTYYLLLPLFLKAYDFSHTPDHIVSELDRMVHAHNWLLQSASDTGLVGLSLLLMGLVRIVTSYRSNASIDNDEQRSLSNFIFLALVAFFVHNLIEYNWPEPVFIYFFATGVAFMNFLQQDPQYTTAPAWFGDRLHCLNFLSIAVICFCSLSAFFFYQKGLSQAQQQIQVSSLQNKLERLHLLCPRCDLPYLNLAAIELWKFQTRNDLNALSLAEKNIHLALQVSVVNPEIALQWGKLQFMLNEPAPSRIALEFAARKRSTRDAAKELLGKLRD, from the coding sequence ATGCAGACTTTCTTTCTCTTCCTCTTACTCGGCTGGATTGCGCTGGGCTCAAACTACAATCCCGAACTTCCCCTGAAGCATTTTGAGATAGCCACGATCACGGCTATGGCCAGCCTGTTCTTCCTGCTTGTCAACCTATGGAGCGCATTTCGCCGCAGGGAGGCAATCAACCTGCCGCTCAACGGTCCGGCGTTTTGGATCCTGCTCTTCTTTCTATGGGGAGCCGCCGGGTATTTTTACACCTCCCGGCTGGAGGCGACCTTTTTCATGACCGTGCGTTATTTAGGAGCCGCCGCATTTTTACTCGGTATGATCCTGCATCTGAAACGATCTTGTCAAATCGTTCAAGCCCTCTGGGCGATGTCCGCATTCGCCGCTGTGATGGCGGGGATCGGAATTTTACAATATATGGAATTCCCCTACGTCATTGGAGCGGGGCCGTTCGCGCCTCTCTCGACAGGCTTGTTCATCAATCCAAATTTCTTTGCAGGCTATCTGCTGATCCATATCCCCTTTTGTCTCTATCTGATCAAGCGGACGAAAAATCATTTTTTCAGGTTGGGGCCGATTCTTTTTTTGCTCGCCTTACTGGCGGGACTTGGCTTGACCGATTCTCGTGGCGGGCAATTAACTGCGGCTTTTATACTCTTGCTTTGCAGTCGTTATTTTTCAGTCCGTATACAAACCTGGTATGATGCACTCAGCTTGAAAAGAATCAGTGCGATCCTGCTCCTCGGCGCCGCTCTCATCGCTGTCCTGAATTTTACTCGCCTGGGTCAGTTTGGTGAGTTCGTGGAGAATTTGTCTCAACCGCTTCCGCCTTTTACCAGCGTTCAAACCCTGGAATCTATTCCCGAAGAATCGGATCTCTTAAAGATGGGACCTTTTAGTCAGGAACAGGGCTTTTGGACGGCTCTTGGATTGCGCCTGGTATTATGGAAAGTAGCTTTTGCTATCGTAGATGATTTTCCAGTATCGGGGAGCGGCCCCTGGACCTATTATCTCTTGCTTCCTCTTTTCCTAAAGGCCTATGACTTCAGCCACACGCCGGATCATATCGTCTCCGAACTGGACCGCATGGTTCATGCCCATAACTGGCTCCTGCAATCAGCTTCAGACACCGGTCTTGTCGGCTTGTCTCTACTTCTCATGGGGCTGGTACGGATAGTTACAAGCTATCGCTCCAATGCCTCTATCGATAATGACGAACAACGCTCGCTATCCAATTTCATCTTTCTCGCCCTAGTCGCTTTTTTTGTACATAACCTGATCGAATACAATTGGCCGGAACCCGTTTTCATTTATTTTTTCGCGACGGGCGTCGCTTTTATGAACTTCCTTCAACAAGATCCACAATACACAACCGCTCCGGCCTGGTTTGGAGATCGTCTGCACTGCCTTAATTTTTTAAGCATCGCAGTCATATGTTTTTGCTCTCTCAGCGCTTTCTTTTTCTACCAAAAAGGACTTTCCCAGGCTCAACAACAAATACAGGTATCTAGCCTCCAGAACAAACTGGAACGACTGCATCTGCTTTGCCCGCGTTGCGACCTGCCTTATCTCAATTTAGCCGCTATCGAATTGTGGAAATTTCAAACCCGTAATGACTTGAATGCATTATCGCTTGCTGAGAAAAACATCCATCTCGCTCTGCAAGTCAGCGTGGTTAATCCTGAAATCGCACTGCAATGGGGAAAACTACAATTCATGCTTAATGAGCCTGCGCCTTCACGCATTGCCCTTGAATTTGCCGCCAGAAAAAGGTCAACACGAGACGCCGCTAAAGAATTGCTTGGAAAACTACGCGACTGA
- the rimO gene encoding 30S ribosomal protein S12 methylthiotransferase RimO, whose translation MFKIGMVSLGCPKNTVDSEWALGDLAAQGFSLTPNAEEADCLIVNTCGFLESATRESIDTILEMAQYKKDGVCKKLVVTGCLSERYGESLLKEIPEIDHLLGVGQYSQLPSLLSESMNKATVDSERDLTTLPPTFFLSTEHRVLTTPNYSAYLKLGEGCSNKCAFCIIPKLRGQFKSRTPETIVEEARSLVGRGVKELNLISQDTTMYGVDLRMKNGLVTLLRELVKVDGAEWIRLFYCYPTFITEELLDFIAAEPKVCNYIDVPLQHTHDDMLRSMKRQECEAGVRKMISSMRSKAPDIALRTTFITGFPGETEAHFQHTLAFMKEIQFDHVGIFAYSDEEGTTAFDYADKVPPELGAERKDALMEAQREISRKKNEKLIGSVVSVLTEGIDPEEDYIATGRMESQAPDIDGQVILEECDAEAGEIISVKITGADDYDLVGRPV comes from the coding sequence ATGTTTAAAATTGGAATGGTCAGCCTGGGTTGCCCTAAAAATACGGTTGATAGCGAATGGGCGCTGGGCGATCTCGCCGCGCAGGGCTTCAGCCTCACACCGAACGCTGAAGAAGCCGATTGCCTGATCGTCAACACCTGCGGCTTTCTCGAGTCCGCTACGCGCGAATCCATTGATACCATTCTGGAAATGGCTCAGTACAAGAAAGACGGCGTCTGCAAAAAACTGGTCGTCACCGGATGTCTTTCCGAAAGATACGGCGAGTCTTTGCTTAAAGAAATCCCTGAAATTGACCACCTGTTGGGCGTGGGGCAATACTCGCAACTCCCAAGCCTTCTATCGGAAAGTATGAACAAGGCGACGGTGGATTCTGAACGCGATTTAACGACGCTTCCGCCCACCTTTTTTCTGAGCACAGAACATCGCGTTCTGACCACGCCCAATTATTCCGCTTACTTGAAACTCGGCGAAGGTTGCTCCAACAAATGCGCTTTCTGCATCATTCCCAAGCTACGCGGTCAGTTCAAAAGCAGAACGCCGGAGACCATCGTCGAAGAAGCGCGGTCTCTCGTCGGGCGCGGCGTGAAGGAACTCAATCTGATCTCACAGGACACCACCATGTACGGCGTCGACCTGCGCATGAAAAACGGACTGGTGACTCTGCTCAGGGAACTGGTCAAAGTTGACGGCGCGGAATGGATTCGCCTCTTCTATTGTTACCCGACTTTCATCACCGAAGAATTGCTGGACTTCATCGCCGCCGAACCCAAAGTTTGTAATTATATCGATGTCCCGCTTCAGCACACCCACGACGACATGCTTCGCTCGATGAAACGCCAGGAATGCGAAGCGGGCGTTCGCAAAATGATAAGCTCCATGCGCTCCAAAGCGCCCGACATCGCCCTGCGCACCACCTTCATCACCGGCTTTCCCGGAGAAACCGAAGCGCATTTCCAGCACACGCTCGCATTCATGAAGGAAATCCAGTTCGATCACGTCGGCATCTTTGCCTACTCTGATGAAGAAGGCACCACCGCCTTTGATTACGCCGACAAGGTTCCGCCGGAACTCGGCGCCGAACGCAAGGACGCTCTGATGGAAGCGCAGAGGGAAATTTCGCGCAAGAAAAACGAAAAACTCATCGGCTCGGTTGTGTCCGTCCTTACGGAAGGCATCGACCCGGAGGAGGACTACATCGCCACCGGACGCATGGAGAGCCAGGCTCCGGACATCGACGGACAGGTCATCCTCGAAGAATGCGACGCCGAAGCGGGCGAGATCATCTCCGTGAAGATCACCGGCGCCGACGACTACGACCTCGTCGGCCGACCCGTTTGA
- a CDS encoding ATP-dependent 6-phosphofructokinase, whose protein sequence is MKLQRIGVLTGGGDCSGLNAVLRAVVRTASIRHDVRVFGFEMGFDGLIFDRWQELTTANTRDLLTRGGTLLGATNKGNPFDYKTREKNGNIRSENLSAQALDNFNRLKLDCLIAIGGEGTLEIAHQFSEMGMPVIAVPKTIDNDLAGTDYTFGFQTAVQVACDSLDRLHTTGKSHQRVMILEVMGRTAGWIALESGISGGAHVILIPEIPYDKEKVLEKIRLREAGGHPYTVIVVAEGASETGGAPVISESAEQRLQNTDRLGGVGHALARDLESQLDHEVRCTVLGYIQRGGSPNSFDRILATRLGAYAVRAAVEQKFGSLVVLRTPNLALLPLAEVAGKVRLVPPDCQLLQTAEDIGICLGR, encoded by the coding sequence ATGAAACTTCAACGCATCGGCGTATTGACCGGAGGCGGAGATTGCTCGGGGCTGAACGCCGTGCTCCGCGCCGTTGTGCGCACCGCCAGCATCCGGCACGATGTTCGCGTCTTCGGGTTCGAAATGGGTTTCGACGGTCTCATCTTCGACCGCTGGCAGGAATTGACCACCGCAAACACGCGCGACCTGCTAACGCGAGGCGGCACCCTTCTCGGCGCGACCAATAAAGGCAATCCCTTCGACTATAAAACTCGCGAAAAAAATGGAAACATCCGAAGCGAAAATCTCTCCGCGCAAGCGCTCGATAATTTCAATCGACTGAAACTCGATTGTCTGATCGCCATCGGCGGCGAAGGCACTCTGGAAATCGCGCATCAATTCTCTGAGATGGGCATGCCCGTCATCGCCGTGCCCAAAACCATCGACAACGATCTGGCGGGAACCGACTACACCTTCGGCTTCCAAACCGCTGTGCAGGTCGCCTGCGACTCCCTCGACCGATTGCACACGACAGGGAAGAGCCATCAGCGCGTGATGATCCTCGAAGTGATGGGCCGCACCGCAGGCTGGATCGCCCTCGAATCCGGCATCTCCGGCGGCGCGCACGTCATTCTGATTCCTGAAATTCCCTATGATAAAGAAAAGGTGCTGGAGAAAATCCGTCTTCGCGAAGCGGGCGGTCATCCCTACACCGTCATTGTCGTCGCCGAAGGCGCCAGCGAAACGGGCGGCGCTCCCGTCATCTCGGAATCGGCAGAACAACGTTTGCAAAACACCGACCGGCTGGGCGGCGTCGGTCACGCCCTCGCCAGAGACCTCGAATCCCAACTCGATCACGAAGTCCGTTGCACCGTACTCGGCTACATTCAACGCGGCGGCAGTCCCAATAGCTTTGATCGAATCCTGGCCACGCGCCTGGGCGCCTACGCGGTTCGCGCCGCCGTCGAGCAGAAATTTGGCAGTCTCGTCGTCCTGCGAACCCCCAACCTCGCCCTGCTCCCCCTCGCCGAAGTCGCCGGCAAGGTGCGGCTCGTACCGCCGGATTGCCAGCTTCTGCAAACCGCAGAAGACATCGGAATCTGCCTCGGTCGCTGA
- the frr gene encoding ribosome recycling factor has product MIEEQKKDCKEKMQLSLEHLRIELGKVRTGRATTGILDDIKVSYYGTPTPINQAATVAAPDSQTITIQPWDASIIKDIEKAILTSDIGLTPSNDGKLVRLTIPPLTSERRQQLAKQVKKHGEECKVALRNIRREVNDKIKAAEKNSEVSEDDSRKAHDEIQKMTDKFSAEAEAIALAKEKDILEV; this is encoded by the coding sequence ATGATTGAAGAACAGAAAAAAGACTGCAAGGAAAAGATGCAACTCTCCCTTGAGCATTTGCGCATCGAACTGGGAAAAGTGAGGACGGGCCGCGCAACTACGGGAATACTCGACGACATCAAGGTTTCTTATTATGGAACCCCGACGCCGATCAACCAGGCCGCGACGGTCGCCGCTCCTGACAGCCAGACCATCACCATCCAACCCTGGGACGCATCCATCATCAAGGACATCGAAAAAGCCATTTTGACTTCAGACATCGGCTTGACGCCGTCCAACGACGGCAAGCTCGTTCGACTCACCATCCCGCCATTGACCAGCGAACGCCGCCAGCAGTTGGCCAAGCAAGTCAAAAAGCACGGTGAAGAATGCAAAGTGGCCCTGCGCAATATTCGCCGCGAAGTGAACGACAAGATCAAGGCGGCGGAAAAGAACAGCGAAGTGTCTGAGGACGACAGCCGCAAAGCCCATGATGAAATCCAGAAGATGACCGACAAGTTCAGCGCCGAAGCGGAGGCCATCGCTCTCGCCAAAGAAAAAGACATCCTGGAAGTCTGA
- the rpsB gene encoding 30S ribosomal protein S2, which translates to MPDLTMKQLLEAGAHFGHQTTRWNPKMSKYIYDARNGIHILNLQKALIEFKKAENYVRTIAQQGKKILFIGTKKQAQKLVADEAARCGMYYINQRWLGGALTNFSTMRKSIDRLIELERMEAENEFDRLHKKEALNKRKEITKLNKFFSGIKTMKSIPDAVFVIDIEKEHIALKEARKLGVKVIALVDSNCNPDGVDFPIPANDDAIRSIKLFTQRIAELCLEGQEMHKARRGEDKSDAASKKSADAAPKKQAEAPAAEAKTETSPAPEATAETK; encoded by the coding sequence ATGCCAGATTTAACCATGAAACAATTGCTGGAAGCCGGAGCGCATTTTGGCCATCAAACCACGCGTTGGAATCCCAAAATGTCGAAATACATTTACGACGCACGCAATGGAATCCATATTCTCAATCTGCAAAAAGCGCTGATTGAATTCAAAAAAGCGGAAAACTACGTTAGAACCATTGCCCAGCAAGGAAAGAAAATTCTCTTTATCGGCACCAAAAAACAGGCCCAGAAGCTGGTAGCGGACGAGGCCGCGCGTTGCGGTATGTACTACATCAACCAACGCTGGCTCGGCGGCGCGCTGACCAATTTTTCCACGATGCGAAAAAGCATCGACCGTCTGATTGAGCTGGAGCGCATGGAAGCGGAAAATGAATTCGACCGTCTCCACAAAAAAGAAGCTCTCAACAAACGCAAGGAAATCACCAAGCTGAACAAATTTTTCTCCGGGATCAAGACCATGAAATCCATCCCGGACGCCGTGTTCGTGATCGACATCGAGAAAGAACACATCGCGTTGAAAGAAGCTCGCAAGCTGGGAGTCAAGGTCATCGCCCTGGTCGATTCCAACTGCAACCCCGACGGCGTTGATTTCCCGATTCCCGCCAACGACGACGCAATCCGATCCATCAAACTGTTCACTCAAAGGATTGCTGAACTCTGTCTCGAAGGTCAGGAAATGCACAAGGCTCGACGCGGCGAAGACAAATCTGATGCGGCATCGAAGAAATCGGCTGATGCGGCTCCAAAGAAACAAGCCGAAGCGCCTGCGGCTGAAGCCAAAACGGAAACCAGCCCCGCTCCCGAAGCGACGGCGGAGACCAAGTAA
- the tsf gene encoding translation elongation factor Ts: protein MEITAAMVKDLRERSGAGIMECKKALKETAGDVEEAITYLRKKGLASAGKKAGRETGDGLIGSYIHAGGKIGVLVELNCETDFVANTPDFQQLVKDVSMHIAAARPRFVRREDVTEEDLAKEREIFAAQARESKKPENIIEKIVEGKMEKYYEENCLLEQTFVKDNNLSITELIKQKIALLGENITVGRFSRFEISK from the coding sequence ATGGAGATCACAGCGGCAATGGTAAAAGACCTGCGCGAACGGTCCGGCGCAGGAATCATGGAATGCAAAAAAGCTCTCAAAGAAACCGCAGGCGACGTCGAGGAAGCGATCACGTATCTTCGTAAAAAAGGCCTCGCCAGCGCCGGCAAAAAAGCCGGACGCGAAACCGGAGACGGCCTGATCGGCTCTTACATTCACGCTGGCGGAAAGATCGGCGTGCTGGTAGAATTGAACTGCGAAACCGACTTCGTCGCAAACACTCCGGATTTCCAGCAACTCGTGAAAGACGTCAGCATGCATATCGCCGCCGCGCGACCGCGTTTTGTGCGACGTGAGGATGTGACGGAAGAAGACCTTGCCAAAGAGCGAGAAATTTTCGCCGCACAGGCCCGGGAATCCAAAAAACCCGAAAACATCATTGAAAAAATCGTTGAAGGCAAGATGGAAAAATACTACGAGGAAAATTGTCTTCTGGAGCAAACCTTCGTGAAAGATAACAACCTGTCCATCACGGAGTTGATCAAACAAAAAATCGCTCTGCTCGGAGAAAACATCACCGTAGGAAGATTCAGCCGTTTTGAAATTTCCAAATAG
- a CDS encoding UMP kinase, producing the protein MTEPVYKRALLKLGGESLADEKLGFGIDQAALKNIAGEIFEARKLGVEVAIVIGGGNIFRGITASEIGMERVTADYMGMLATVINALALQHALESNGMPTRVQTAMEIAQVAEAYVRRRAIRHLEKGRIVIFAAGTGNPYFTTDTAASLRAMEIGADIIFKATKVDGVYSSDPMKDENAVKFDHLSYIDVLNKGLKVMDSTSVSLCMDNKLPMVIFNVRQKHSIRRALMGEKIGTTVGV; encoded by the coding sequence GTGACCGAACCAGTCTATAAAAGGGCGTTACTCAAACTAGGCGGCGAGAGCCTTGCCGATGAAAAATTAGGCTTTGGCATCGACCAGGCGGCATTGAAAAATATCGCCGGCGAAATCTTTGAAGCCCGCAAGCTAGGCGTTGAAGTCGCCATCGTCATCGGCGGCGGCAATATTTTTCGCGGCATCACCGCCAGCGAAATCGGCATGGAGCGAGTCACCGCCGATTACATGGGGATGCTCGCCACTGTCATCAACGCCCTCGCCCTGCAACACGCTCTTGAATCGAACGGCATGCCCACGCGGGTCCAAACCGCGATGGAAATCGCGCAGGTGGCCGAAGCTTATGTGCGACGACGCGCCATTCGGCATCTGGAAAAAGGCCGCATCGTCATCTTCGCCGCCGGCACCGGCAATCCTTATTTCACCACAGACACCGCCGCATCCCTGCGCGCGATGGAAATTGGAGCCGATATCATTTTTAAAGCCACGAAAGTGGACGGCGTCTACTCTTCCGACCCTATGAAAGACGAGAACGCCGTTAAATTCGATCATCTCAGCTACATTGATGTTTTGAACAAGGGATTGAAGGTAATGGACTCCACCTCGGTGTCCTTATGTATGGACAATAAACTGCCCATGGTTATTTTCAACGTGCGCCAGAAACACAGCATTCGGCGCGCTTTGATGGGTGAAAAAATTGGAACCACTGTAGGGGTTTGA